One genomic window of Actinomycetota bacterium includes the following:
- a CDS encoding DUF998 domain-containing protein, with translation MAVWLSGVSAGILILGTLWHQAQMVRYSAVSETVSSLSALSVPNRESMTAITILGALGLISIAVTLNHCGFTGRIFLAIAGIGMLGVALFPVPGINANSAPHTFFAAVFLIAMCLWPAAAHFGRDSHLWALTIRQTLKSVIPMALLGICFWFNWLVSTPIMGLVERIFLFSQFGFLTTLIWRSRVILAKLGCQQKCAISTQTQEKIGASV, from the coding sequence TTGGCCGTTTGGCTCAGTGGTGTTAGCGCTGGAATTTTGATCTTGGGCACACTGTGGCATCAAGCGCAGATGGTCAGGTACTCAGCAGTAAGTGAAACGGTTAGTTCATTATCCGCCCTTAGTGTTCCCAATCGAGAATCAATGACGGCCATCACAATATTAGGTGCGCTTGGCCTTATCTCAATAGCGGTCACTTTGAATCATTGCGGATTCACTGGCCGTATCTTTTTGGCTATTGCGGGTATCGGCATGCTTGGTGTGGCGCTCTTTCCAGTACCGGGAATTAATGCCAATTCCGCTCCACACACATTTTTTGCGGCAGTATTCCTGATTGCAATGTGTCTTTGGCCAGCAGCGGCACATTTTGGACGCGACTCACATTTGTGGGCACTGACAATCCGACAAACTTTAAAGAGCGTAATTCCGATGGCGCTGTTGGGTATCTGTTTTTGGTTTAACTGGTTGGTATCGACCCCAATTATGGGATTAGTTGAGCGTATTTTTCTATTCTCACAATTTGGATTCCTGACTACATTGATCTGGCGCTCTCGAGTGATATTGGCAAAACTGGGGTGTCAGCAGAAATGCGCGATAAGTACCCAAACTCAAGAAAAAATAGGTGCTTCGGTCTAG
- a CDS encoding NAD-dependent malic enzyme, translating into MVNTSPGYAITVRVDLLPDASATSGLTQAIISEGAALTALDVVDSNHQVLTVDVTCNTRDSEHAKAVTQAISLLPDAQVRKVSDRTFLLHLGGKLEVRPKVPLKTRDDLSRAYTPGVARVCLAIAEDPTDARRLTIKRNTVAVVTDGSAVLGLGNIGALAAMPVMEGKAALFKRFANIDAWPVCLDTQDVDEIVRTVQIIAPAYGGINLEDISAPRCFEIEQRLRELLDIPVFHDDQHGTSIVVLAALTNALKLVEKSISDLRIVISGAGAAGTAIAQLLVASGARNIVAYDSKGAIYLGRPDSERTSKWMLENTNESGISGSLADGLVGADVFIGVSAPNLLTEQDISTMADKSIVFALSNPDPEIDPILASKHAAIVATGRSDYPNQINNVLAFPGIFRGLLDSGASQITEEILVAAAKAIASCVTDAQLNSSFIVPSVFDSNVAPAVAAAVQSVAKRS; encoded by the coding sequence ATGGTCAATACCAGTCCTGGCTATGCAATTACTGTGCGTGTCGATTTGTTGCCAGATGCATCTGCAACTTCAGGATTGACTCAAGCAATTATCAGTGAAGGTGCTGCGTTGACTGCCTTAGATGTTGTTGACTCTAATCATCAAGTGCTAACAGTCGATGTGACTTGCAATACTCGAGACTCTGAGCACGCAAAGGCGGTCACTCAAGCTATTTCGCTATTGCCAGATGCGCAGGTGCGTAAAGTAAGCGATCGAACTTTCTTACTTCATCTCGGCGGCAAACTCGAGGTGCGCCCCAAAGTGCCGCTTAAGACTCGTGATGACCTATCCCGGGCTTACACTCCGGGTGTTGCTCGGGTTTGTTTGGCAATCGCTGAGGATCCAACTGATGCCCGTCGCCTGACCATCAAGCGCAATACGGTTGCCGTAGTTACCGATGGATCGGCAGTCTTAGGTCTTGGCAATATAGGCGCATTAGCTGCGATGCCCGTAATGGAAGGTAAAGCCGCGCTTTTTAAGCGTTTCGCCAATATTGATGCTTGGCCAGTTTGTCTGGACACCCAAGATGTTGATGAAATTGTTCGAACCGTCCAAATTATCGCGCCTGCGTATGGGGGGATTAATTTGGAAGACATTTCTGCGCCAAGATGTTTTGAAATTGAACAGAGATTGCGCGAACTTCTAGATATTCCTGTTTTCCATGACGATCAACATGGCACATCAATTGTTGTACTGGCTGCACTTACGAATGCGTTGAAGTTAGTAGAGAAGTCCATTTCTGACCTGCGCATCGTTATTTCTGGTGCAGGTGCTGCTGGTACCGCAATTGCACAGTTGCTAGTTGCCAGTGGCGCTCGCAATATTGTGGCTTATGACAGCAAGGGTGCTATTTACTTGGGCCGGCCAGACAGCGAACGAACTAGTAAATGGATGCTTGAGAACACAAATGAATCAGGCATTTCAGGAAGTTTGGCGGATGGCCTAGTTGGTGCCGATGTCTTTATTGGCGTAAGTGCGCCAAACTTATTGACCGAGCAAGACATAAGTACAATGGCCGATAAGTCGATTGTTTTTGCGCTTTCGAATCCTGATCCTGAAATAGACCCAATCCTGGCTAGTAAGCACGCGGCAATTGTGGCAACTGGTCGAAGTGATTACCCGAATCAGATAAATAATGTGTTAGCTTTCCCAGGCATTTTTAGAGGACTTCTTGATTCTGGTGCTAGTCAGATTACAGAAGAGATTTTGGTTGCGGCAGCAAAGGCAATTGCGAGTTGTGTAACAGATGCACAACTAAATAGTAGTTTTATCGTTCCTAGTGTTTTCGATTCAAATGTAGCGCCGGCTGTTGCAGCGGCGGTTCAATCTGTGGCAAAACGAAGTTAA
- a CDS encoding DUF456 domain-containing protein, with the protein MSPIGQVLIGLVMAVGLIGTIIPVFPGITLIWVAGLTWTILDGPDRVHWALFTGMTVFFILGIGISIYLPTKNTTGAQNPKWTFSLASIFAIAGFFLVPVVGLPLGFVIGVFLRHLIDSKEFHRALRVTGKTLKSLGLAALVQCLFGLAMCITWALGLLIVK; encoded by the coding sequence ATGAGCCCGATAGGCCAAGTGCTAATTGGCTTAGTCATGGCAGTTGGACTCATCGGCACCATAATTCCTGTTTTTCCTGGCATAACACTTATCTGGGTTGCTGGGCTAACCTGGACAATTTTGGATGGGCCTGACCGCGTCCACTGGGCATTGTTTACCGGGATGACTGTGTTTTTTATCCTCGGTATTGGAATTTCTATTTACCTGCCCACAAAAAATACGACGGGTGCGCAGAATCCGAAGTGGACTTTTTCACTGGCATCAATTTTCGCTATCGCGGGCTTCTTTCTAGTGCCCGTAGTTGGACTGCCACTTGGCTTTGTAATTGGTGTGTTTCTGCGCCACTTAATTGATAGTAAAGAGTTTCATCGGGCGCTACGTGTGACGGGCAAAACCTTAAAATCTTTAGGGTTGGCAGCTCTAGTGCAATGCCTGTTCGGTCTAGCTATGTGTATTACCTGGGCCCTTGGCCTTTTGATTGTCAAATAA
- a CDS encoding threonylcarbamoyl-AMP synthase yields the protein MSVIIADPEAAVTLLAGGNLCAIPTETVYGLAADASNSKAVARIFAAKRRPLNHPLIVHVADLPAALKWVQSLPDWAEKLAQTCWPGPLTLVANRSELASDQITGGQDTVAVRVPNHPLTLDLLRKLRERGILGLVAPSANLFGQVSPTNAQHVVSDLGSYLAENGDAVLDGGSCSVGIESTIVLATGEQPVILRPGAITGEIIETLTGKNVVLEPGNTPRVSGALDSHYAPSAEVKIVASSHADNYLPKSGFIALAQIPTPEGLVRLASPETASDFASCLYQSMRYGDELKLVNIYLVLPDATGIGEAIKDRASKAAQPKVLGNS from the coding sequence ATGTCGGTAATCATTGCTGATCCTGAAGCGGCAGTAACACTACTTGCTGGCGGAAATTTATGCGCAATTCCCACCGAAACTGTTTACGGATTAGCGGCAGATGCCAGCAATAGTAAAGCTGTCGCCCGCATATTTGCCGCCAAGAGAAGGCCACTTAATCATCCGCTGATTGTGCATGTTGCAGATCTACCTGCTGCACTTAAGTGGGTTCAATCATTGCCCGACTGGGCAGAGAAGTTAGCTCAGACTTGCTGGCCAGGACCATTAACTCTGGTTGCTAATCGCAGTGAGTTAGCCTCGGACCAGATAACGGGGGGACAAGACACAGTTGCTGTTCGGGTGCCGAACCATCCACTAACACTTGACTTGTTGAGAAAACTTCGCGAAAGAGGGATTTTGGGATTGGTCGCACCAAGTGCAAACCTGTTCGGACAGGTCTCCCCCACTAATGCCCAACACGTTGTTTCTGACTTAGGTAGCTACCTTGCAGAAAATGGCGATGCGGTTTTAGATGGCGGGTCATGTTCTGTAGGCATTGAATCGACCATTGTTTTGGCAACGGGCGAGCAGCCTGTCATCTTGCGACCTGGCGCAATTACCGGTGAAATTATTGAAACACTAACCGGTAAAAATGTAGTACTCGAACCTGGAAATACTCCCCGAGTCTCTGGAGCATTAGATTCCCATTATGCTCCATCGGCCGAGGTAAAGATTGTGGCAAGTTCGCATGCAGATAACTACCTGCCAAAATCTGGGTTTATTGCACTAGCACAGATTCCCACTCCAGAAGGTTTAGTGCGCTTGGCAAGCCCAGAAACTGCAAGCGATTTTGCATCTTGTTTATATCAATCTATGCGTTATGGCGATGAACTCAAATTAGTTAACATCTATTTGGTGCTGCCTGATGCAACGGGAATTGGTGAGGCGATAAAGGATCGAGCCAGTAAGGCTGCCCAGCCAAAAGTTCTGGGGAACTCATGA
- a CDS encoding sodium:proton exchanger, whose amino-acid sequence MGVLSHRDRRLIVITIASTIAAGILHSSGGNQILSFVVAAIALAMMASLVGRSVEALGDRLGPGPTGLLQSFLGNVPELFVVLFSLKAGLYTVAQATIVGSILANVLLILGAAFFVGGLKNGRQFFSQTASRQLAILLMLSVFALAIPTLTHALDTPAANHERGITIGVSILLLILFASSLPDTLRKDNPDNVVSGSDAALAAKSEAHVHGQWPLGLAIGMLALTGIGAAFVSEWFVSALSPAITALNISEAFAGLIIVAIAGNAVENVVGIRLAAKGQADYALQVILQSPVQVAMTVAPIVALAAPLVGAGAFTLVLSPLLLAVLFMATLTTTIIVVDGDYTWFEGIALLVLYFAIALAFWWG is encoded by the coding sequence ATGGGGGTACTTTCGCACCGTGATCGCAGACTAATCGTAATCACAATTGCCTCAACTATTGCTGCCGGAATATTGCATAGTTCTGGTGGGAATCAGATTTTATCCTTTGTTGTTGCTGCCATTGCACTGGCCATGATGGCTAGTTTGGTTGGTCGAAGTGTAGAAGCACTTGGGGATCGGTTGGGACCAGGACCAACTGGTCTCTTGCAATCTTTTCTCGGGAATGTCCCTGAACTATTCGTAGTCCTATTCAGCCTTAAGGCAGGTTTGTACACGGTTGCCCAAGCCACCATTGTTGGATCAATATTGGCAAATGTGCTGCTTATCCTCGGCGCTGCATTTTTCGTCGGTGGGCTGAAGAATGGCCGACAATTTTTCAGTCAGACCGCAAGTAGGCAGTTAGCGATTTTGCTGATGCTCAGCGTCTTTGCTCTGGCGATTCCGACTCTGACACATGCACTTGATACGCCTGCGGCTAACCACGAACGTGGAATTACTATTGGCGTCTCAATTTTGCTCTTAATTTTATTTGCCAGCTCGCTGCCGGATACCTTGCGCAAAGATAATCCCGACAATGTAGTTTCAGGATCTGATGCCGCACTCGCTGCCAAAAGTGAGGCGCATGTACATGGCCAGTGGCCACTTGGTTTAGCAATCGGGATGCTGGCTTTAACCGGCATTGGCGCCGCATTTGTTTCTGAATGGTTTGTCTCTGCCTTAAGTCCCGCAATTACTGCGCTAAACATTAGCGAGGCTTTTGCTGGCCTAATCATTGTTGCTATCGCAGGTAACGCTGTTGAAAATGTCGTTGGTATCCGTCTTGCCGCTAAAGGTCAGGCAGACTACGCGCTGCAGGTAATCCTGCAATCACCAGTTCAAGTTGCGATGACTGTCGCGCCAATTGTTGCATTGGCCGCACCATTGGTTGGCGCTGGAGCGTTTACTTTGGTCCTAAGTCCACTATTGCTTGCGGTGCTCTTCATGGCTACGTTAACCACAACTATCATCGTGGTTGACGGTGATTACACCTGGTTTGAGGGTATCGCTCTATTAGTTTTGTATTTTGCAATTGCGCTTGCATTTTGGTGGGGCTAA
- a CDS encoding 3-methyladenine DNA glycosylase produces the protein MPYIGADTWLVAQDHHREVVAQWTFPRLNRRSLGQKHPVDDFMFEYYPISVNKLSLWHPGTEFQLEVRDDCTNSFDLTVYEVTDVVQVRAQWLLEKAEAISKDIDLLKSTLKRSARTGCFGLHEWAMVLGQTEYRHNDWNLRISQAQVAKTIDEIGLRCTHFDAFRFFTEQARPMNPLQLTRADQNTVEQPGCLHANMDLYKISMRWAPVVGSSLVRQCFRLAREIRTLDMRGAPYDLADLGVAPIKIETAAGRKEFTKMQKAFSDRAQVLRSKILSKLEQQKFASVTQL, from the coding sequence ATGCCATACATTGGTGCCGATACTTGGCTAGTCGCCCAAGATCATCACCGCGAAGTTGTTGCCCAGTGGACCTTCCCGAGACTAAACCGTCGCTCACTTGGACAGAAGCATCCGGTCGATGACTTCATGTTCGAGTACTACCCCATAAGTGTCAATAAACTTTCGCTTTGGCATCCTGGCACGGAATTCCAGCTTGAGGTGCGCGACGATTGCACAAATTCATTTGATTTAACTGTTTACGAAGTTACTGATGTTGTGCAGGTTAGGGCGCAGTGGCTGCTCGAAAAGGCGGAGGCAATTTCCAAAGATATTGACCTTCTGAAGAGCACACTTAAGCGAAGTGCTCGAACTGGATGTTTTGGTTTACACGAATGGGCGATGGTTCTTGGTCAAACCGAATACCGACACAATGATTGGAATTTGCGGATTAGTCAGGCACAAGTGGCAAAAACGATTGATGAGATTGGCCTTCGATGCACGCATTTTGATGCCTTCCGATTCTTTACCGAACAGGCTCGACCTATGAACCCACTTCAATTAACTCGCGCTGATCAAAACACTGTAGAGCAGCCAGGTTGCCTCCATGCAAATATGGACCTTTACAAAATCTCTATGCGCTGGGCTCCGGTAGTAGGTTCCAGTCTTGTTCGGCAGTGTTTTCGCCTAGCTAGAGAGATCCGCACTCTAGATATGCGAGGTGCTCCGTACGACTTAGCGGACTTAGGCGTTGCGCCGATAAAAATCGAGACCGCTGCTGGTCGGAAAGAGTTCACAAAAATGCAAAAGGCTTTTAGTGATCGTGCTCAAGTTTTGCGCTCAAAGATTCTGAGCAAACTGGAACAACAAAAATTTGCATCTGTCACGCAACTCTAG
- a CDS encoding 5-formyltetrahydrofolate cyclo-ligase produces MSYPDFIPSIGSGVDCSLKRVTTYSRSVVTEEKRQLRSQVDQLRTKRSAAELIQADQKFAQIDWDSLLPGTAVGCYLSMTNEPPTGGLIDAISANGKTVYVPKLTADSKLRWGLNKPPMIKNKFGVLEPEHALCETESLTAIIIPALCVDRDGNRLGRGAGYFDRTLAAVEQYALGGPKRVALVFDEEVLDAIPHDALDQSVDLIVTPKRIFEVETRHS; encoded by the coding sequence TTGTCATACCCTGACTTTATTCCATCTATTGGCAGCGGTGTTGATTGCTCGCTAAAACGCGTAACAACCTACAGTAGAAGTGTGGTAACAGAAGAGAAACGGCAACTGCGGTCTCAGGTGGATCAACTTAGAACTAAACGCTCTGCGGCAGAATTGATTCAAGCGGACCAGAAGTTCGCCCAAATTGACTGGGATTCACTTCTTCCAGGAACAGCCGTTGGCTGCTACTTATCCATGACTAATGAGCCACCCACTGGTGGCCTAATCGACGCCATTTCAGCAAATGGGAAAACGGTCTACGTTCCTAAATTGACAGCGGATTCGAAATTGCGATGGGGACTGAATAAGCCACCAATGATTAAAAATAAGTTTGGGGTCTTAGAGCCAGAGCATGCGCTATGCGAAACCGAATCATTAACGGCGATAATTATTCCCGCGCTATGCGTAGACCGGGACGGAAACCGACTCGGCCGAGGGGCAGGCTATTTTGACCGCACGTTAGCAGCTGTTGAGCAATATGCCCTCGGCGGGCCCAAGCGCGTAGCTCTAGTTTTCGACGAAGAAGTTCTGGATGCAATTCCGCATGATGCCCTTGATCAATCCGTTGACTTAATAGTTACCCCAAAGCGAATCTTCGAAGTTGAAACTCGACATAGTTAG
- a CDS encoding UTP--glucose-1-phosphate uridylyltransferase, which yields MTKINLVTKAVMPVAGLGTRFLPATKATPKEMLPVVDKPAIQYVVEEAVAAGLSDLLFITGRNKTSLEDHFDRAPYLEQKLAERGTTEMNRRIAELAEMAAIHYVRQGEPLGLGHAVNVAKGHIGNEPFAVMLGDDLIDARDPILPKMLEVLEQFGGSVLCLMEVNPSDIHLYGCAAVVETEVPDVVRVTGLVEKPKPGQAPSNYAVIGRYILQPAVFPILDTLAAGAGGEIQLTDALAQLIDQPIDSGGGVHGVVFRGRRYDTGDKLSYLKSIFSLALERDDFGPELRNWIKDHLAGEI from the coding sequence ATGACAAAAATAAATTTGGTTACCAAGGCAGTTATGCCAGTAGCTGGATTAGGGACAAGATTTCTACCTGCAACCAAAGCAACACCGAAAGAAATGTTGCCAGTTGTAGATAAGCCGGCAATTCAATATGTAGTTGAAGAAGCGGTGGCCGCAGGATTATCTGACCTACTTTTTATCACGGGTCGTAACAAAACCTCACTTGAAGACCATTTTGATCGCGCACCGTATCTTGAGCAGAAATTAGCTGAGCGAGGTACGACTGAAATGAATCGGCGAATCGCCGAATTAGCAGAAATGGCAGCAATCCATTATGTGCGTCAAGGTGAACCACTCGGACTTGGCCACGCAGTAAATGTGGCTAAAGGGCATATCGGCAACGAACCATTTGCGGTGATGCTAGGTGATGATTTAATTGACGCGCGAGATCCAATCTTGCCGAAGATGTTGGAAGTATTGGAACAGTTTGGTGGAAGTGTGCTCTGCTTGATGGAAGTAAATCCATCGGATATTCACCTTTATGGCTGCGCTGCAGTTGTTGAAACTGAAGTGCCGGATGTAGTCAGGGTTACTGGATTAGTTGAAAAGCCAAAGCCTGGTCAAGCGCCAAGTAATTATGCGGTTATTGGCAGGTACATTTTGCAACCAGCTGTTTTCCCAATACTTGACACATTAGCTGCTGGAGCAGGTGGCGAAATTCAACTAACAGACGCCTTGGCTCAACTCATTGATCAGCCAATAGATTCTGGTGGCGGGGTACACGGTGTTGTATTCCGCGGGCGCCGCTATGACACTGGGGACAAACTTTCGTATTTGAAGAGCATTTTTTCCTTAGCCCTTGAGCGGGATGATTTTGGACCAGAACTGCGAAATTGGATTAAAGATCATCTAGCTGGCGAAATCTGA